The window ACACCGAGTAATGAAAGTTGAATTTGTGATTTCCTTTCCTCCCCCTTTTCTCCAAATCAATAAGTAAAATAGTTctctgatttttttatttttttttttgtcaatacAAGTACGGACTAATGTAAATAAGAATACACTATTTTGATAAagcacaaacatatacaaatagcAAAATTGTTGAATGAATTGTCAAGAAGAGAGTACAATTAGACCTCTcaataacaacatttcactataaatTATTCCACCCATGGTGATATGCGATTAGGCAAGACTCCTAATTGTATATTAGCAACCAAAAGAGAATACATGTATCCGGGAATAACAATTCTATCCACCACAACTTCTAAAGTTAGAGAATATCTGCTCCACCCTATACAAAACTTACAGGTTATATCCCAATTCTCGGTGGAACAATTACTTAGCAATTTAAGTAAACAAAAAATAGGAGACTGTgtttctctataacaacattcgctataacaaaaaaaatattCGGACAAATGACGTCATTACAGAGAGATTTGCTTGTAATAAAAAAATTAGGTTGAGCAAGCCGACTGAAATTCAGCTGCATCTTGATCATCAGTTAGGTCGCTAGACATGACATAAGGTATTTTATGGCGTTTCAATATACGCGGTGTGGCTATTCTTGCCAATTCATAATCCAAAACAATCACCCTCTCACCATCCAAATCAAATCTCACATACTTTTTTTTACCATCTTCCACAAGCTGACGTAAATGTTTCAAATTCAaaaggcttaatacccagatggacccttaaacttggcatgttttgtaagatagacatataaacttataaggtgaccagatagacacttaaacttactcaaagtgtatttttcaagtttttcagttgttttgaaaacaaaaactatatttttcaaacactcacaattttcatggccaaacaagccctaaatatatcacaaaatattttttttaaaatgcaaaaataaggcaaacgcatatacatgagactataaatgtgcacttaaacagataaatactcgctaatcgcaattttgcagctttcaattaactcgattttttttttacacttgaataattaaaaaacaataactttaaccaataaaaatccttaaaaaagaaatttcaaattaagaaatttcttttttttaaggattttcttctcggctttacaattttcttaatttgaaatttcttttacacttgaaatactgaacttagaaatttcttaatttgaaatttctttttttaaggatttttattggttaaagttattgttttttaattattcaagtgtaaaaaaaaatccgagttaattgaaagctgcaaaattgcgattagcgagtatttattggtttaagtgcacatttatagtctcatgtatatgcgtttgccttatttttgcatttaaaaaaaaatattttgtgatatatttagggcttgtttggccatgaaaattgtgagtgtttgaaaaatatagtttttgttttcaaaacaactgaaaaacttgaaaaatacattttgagtaagtttaagtgtctatctggtcaccttataagtttatatgcctatcttacaaaacatgtcaagtttaagggtccatctaggtattaagccaatTCAAAACTTGTACACCATTAACCTTCTTCACCTGTTCAAAAAGGTCCAAAATTCACAAAAACAAAGAGGAAAATGATTCAAAGGCGCCATTATGCTGTCTTTTTTAAGAAGAGAACGAAGTAATAGAAGCAATGAGCACTTTACCTGTGACTCGGCAAGGCGCTGATAACCAGCATTAACATCATCCATCAACACCTAGTTAATTGCAAAAGGTCACATTAGCAGCATATAGTACGTCAATTTGTGAGTACAATCTTAAAGGAACAGAGTTCGTCTATATGTGTAAGGTTAGGATATTATGTTTCAGCATGTATTTAGTATGTGAAATTATGGCGGAACTTCAtggcttcttttttcttttctgtttttcTAATTTTATAAGAGATACATTATTTAAGTTTTCCATTTGACAGAAGGATAAGAAACTCTAGATACCTGTGAAAGGATGATGAATTGTTCTCCAGGTTTCTTACGCAGTCCCCGAGGTGCTCGTGCACACAGCCGACTCCGACGGGGTGAGATATTATACCAGTCTTCTCCATACTCGTTAAGGAATGGTTGAGTTAATGGAATAAAGACGAGGCCAGCAAAAATGAAATAACTAGGGAGCTTGTCAAATTGATGAACTGGAACAAGTGGTTGCAACTGCATAATATTTGGTTATTAGATACAGTAGAGagttttgagaaaaaaaaaatacagtagAGTGTCATACAATACAAAAGAAACCTTTAGATTTACAATCATACAAGTTCAAAAATGTTCTTTCACCTTacctattttttctatttttgcaAGAGATCAGATTGTTTAACTTTTTCAGCTGACAAAaggataatggatgtgaaattcTAGATACTTTAGTAACGGTAAGAATGATGAATTGCTGAACTTCCACATCATACCTTGTGAAAATGAAGAATCTACTTCTACTAGAGCATTGTGTCATTAATTTATTAACTACAGTTCTCTTAATTGTAGATGCAGTAATCAATATCTATTTGTTTGACTACATGCACCCAGGATATGACCAGAAGTTTGAAAAACCACTGGCAGGTATCACATTTGAAAACAACAATCAATATTGAAGGTTAAATGAAAGTGACTTACAGGATGAAGCGTGATCTTGAAGTCATGCACTTCACCATTCCTCAAGACTTTAAGTTCAGCAGTTTCATTTGGTTTCTTCATAGATACGAGATGGTCAAATGTGATTCTCTCTCTGTTTCGGAAAGGAACTGCAGATCATTAAGCAATGTCAGAACTTCAGGCGATAATTTATACATACATGGAAGTCAAAATGCAGAAGGGAAAGCATTTCTAACACTAAATAAGTTAACCCAGCCTTAACAATTCTTATATCCTGCACATCACTTACGCAGTTCTGGTATAATTACCAGCTATTCGCATGCAAGAGAAAACTCAGAATGAAAAGAGCCTATACTCTAGGCTTTTCATCTTCCAAAGGGAAGTCACTTAAGTTACTCATAGTTGCAAGTTGAGAGAAGATGGTCGCTTTTTAGTTGATGCTACCCTGTCTAAAAGAGCCTCAATGGCGAGAACTacatccatatttcatccaaatcCATCATTTTACCTCAAGAAAcatttaaagaaagaaaaaagcatCTACTATAGAATGTAAGAAAAAGAAAGAACTCTCCAGTCTGGTAACTTACAGTAACTGTGAAGAATAAGAGAGCTCTCCAGACTAGTTTAACTATTGCACATTAGAATCACAACAAAGAGAGGAGCAAGAGCAATCAGAGAAAGTCTACCTGTTCTATCATTTGCTATGGGTACACCATCAAATGAGAGGATTATATCGTCTTTCTTCAATACTCTAGAAGCATCAGAAAGTGGGTTGATTCCACTAACAAGCACACCTGTCAATTTGGACTGCATTTGGAAGTATTCTCGAATTTGTGCATTTTCAATACGTTGGCATGACAAGCCTAGAGAGCAAAACCCAACGTATTCACCATGTTCTTCTACGCCAGCTATAAAATGCTTTATAACAGGAACAGGAATAATGTAGCTGCAAAATCCAACCAGAAAAGGAACTTGTAAGGTCAACCTAGAATActgtaaaaaaaaatcaaattacaACTGTTTTTTCTCCAAAGTAGATTGTTTAATCAAGAGGGAACAGTTTAGCTTTGACTGGTCGCAGAATGAGAGCTACTAAATGTTCCCATAAGCTAAACAAATGTTGACTAAAACTATTAAATGTCATCAAGTAAATCTCGCTATCAACTGCATGTCACAATTAAAAGCTTTCAGGCATTCCCACATCTGTCATTCTCTGTAATCCTTTGGGATGAAAAAGAATAATACTATTATGAAGCTAGAGCCAAAGGGCTACAAGTCAAGCTTCGAATTTGTAAATGCATGAACAAGGACACATATTTCAAAAAATAAAGGAATTTCCAGAATGAATTGAATTGTCTATGAAGAATGATTTTTTGTCCCAATTAAAGAAGTGAATCAGAAGAAGAAGAATAGAATAATAGAGAAACTAAGACAAACGAATGAGAAAACTAACAATAGATGATAGAGAAACTAGGACAAACGGATGAGAAAGATGTATAACAATGTATAAATGATGTATAACAAGCCATTTATTATATCAAAAAATGGTATAACGAGCCATTTGTTTTGACAAATTGTGATCCGGAATTTGACATAAATAGCCATCACCCAAGAAAATAACTGATAAatgtactatatatacatatattacgtATATTGGCTAATGGATTTAAATATTCTTGGCCGACCGGCCAAATGTGTAACTTCGCCATTGTGATTGCACATTATAAAAAATTACAACTACAAAGGGAAAGTCAAAGCATGATTGCAAATAGGAGCTGAGTGTAATTTTAACTAAAAGAAGAGTTACTTTGATTTTTTGATAGGGAAAAAAATTATAAGTTACTTTGATTAGTGACAATGCGACTGGATATAAGCGTATATCCCCCATCAGTATTTAAATAAATAACATATGATAGACCAAGCAATACATGAGGCAGTGGACCTAGATATTTATAGCAGTTATGGAGACACAAAGTGACAAAGAAAATTCTAATTTACCCAATATTCTCTGCACCCAAAAGGTTTTGGAAAGCAACTCCAGCAATTTTATCACCCATGATTGCTGGTCCTCCACTATTTCCTGGATTTATAGCCGCATCA is drawn from Lycium barbarum isolate Lr01 chromosome 8, ASM1917538v2, whole genome shotgun sequence and contains these coding sequences:
- the LOC132605475 gene encoding protease Do-like 10, mitochondrial; its protein translation is MGDKIAGVAFQNLLGAENIGYIIPVPVIKHFIAGVEEHGEYVGFCSLGLSCQRIENAQIREYFQMQSKLTGVLVSGINPLSDASRVLKKDDIILSFDGVPIANDRTVPFRNRERITFDHLVSMKKPNETAELKVLRNGEVHDFKITLHPLQPLVPVHQFDKLPSYFIFAGLVFIPLTQPFLNEYGEDWYNISPRRSRLCARAPRGLRKKPGEQFIILSQVLMDDVNAGYQRLAESQVKKVNGVQVLNLKHLRQLVEDGKKKYVRFDLDGERVIVLDYELARIATPRILKRHKIPYVMSSDLTDDQDAAEFQSACST